The sequence below is a genomic window from Thalassobaculum sp. OXR-137.
GCCCCGAGACCGGAGACTGCGGCCGTCGTGGTGATCGCTCTCCGACAGGAGATCCGATCAGGGAAGCCGGTGAGAGACCGGCGCTGCCCCCGCAACTGTAAACGGCGAGCGACCCCCGAATAGCCACCGGACTTGCGCCGGGAAGGACGGGGGTTCGCGTCCGAGCCGTGAGCCAGGAGACCGACCGCGACGCGTCACCATCCGGCGGGCGGGGTGTTCCGACGGTAGGGCCGAGGCCCGAGCGGTGGCGATATGCGCCATCGCGATCGGACCGCCTCGCATGAGAAACGCCCTCGATCCCTCCCCAACCGCCTCGGCGACCGGACTCCGCGCCTGCGACGTCAGCCTGGATGTCGGCAACCGCGCGCTGCTCGACCGGGTCAGCCTCCACGTCCGTCCGGGCGAGGTTGTCGGTCTGCTCGGTCCCAACGGATCGGGCAAAAGCACGCTGCTGCGGATCCTCGCCCGCCTTGCCGAGCCGACCGGCGGCACGGTCACCCTGGACGACGCGCCGATGGTTGGGCTCGACCGGAGGATCACCGCCCGCACCCTCGGCTATCTGCCCCAGAGCGCCCGCAGCGAGTGGCCGATCTCGGCCCGCGAAACCGTCATGCTGGGGCGCACGCCGTTTCTCTCCCCGGTGTCCCGGATATCGGAGGCCGACCGAACGGCGGTCGACGAGGCCCTCGCCGTGACTGACACCAGCCATCTGGCCGAGCGCGCGGTGACGACCCTGTCCGGCGGAGAGCGGATGCGGGTGATGCTGGCCCGGGTGCTGGCGGGCGAGCCGACCCTGCTGCTGCTGGACGAGCCGGTGACGGGCCTGGACCCGCGCCACCAGTTGGAAGCCATGATCCTGCTCGACCGGCTGGCGCAGGATGGGCGCGGCACCCTGGTGGTGCTGCACGACCTCACCCTGGCCGCGCGGTTCTGCCATCGGGTCTATGTGCTGCACGAGGGAATGGTGGTCGCCGAGGGCCCGCCGGCTCGCGCCCTCGATGCGGCGACCATCGCCGCGGCCTTCGAGGTCGAGGCCCGGCGCATCGGCGAGGGCGACAATGCCCTTATCGTGCCCTGGTCGGTGCAAGTGAACGGGTCGGAGGATCGGAATGCCGGCCGCCGCTGACCGCATCCTCGGTCCCGCGCCGCCGCAACCGGCCGGCCGGCCCCTCCTGGTGGCCCTGGC
It includes:
- a CDS encoding ABC transporter ATP-binding protein → MRNALDPSPTASATGLRACDVSLDVGNRALLDRVSLHVRPGEVVGLLGPNGSGKSTLLRILARLAEPTGGTVTLDDAPMVGLDRRITARTLGYLPQSARSEWPISARETVMLGRTPFLSPVSRISEADRTAVDEALAVTDTSHLAERAVTTLSGGERMRVMLARVLAGEPTLLLLDEPVTGLDPRHQLEAMILLDRLAQDGRGTLVVLHDLTLAARFCHRVYVLHEGMVVAEGPPARALDAATIAAAFEVEARRIGEGDNALIVPWSVQVNGSEDRNAGRR